A region of Eschrichtius robustus isolate mEscRob2 chromosome 19, mEscRob2.pri, whole genome shotgun sequence DNA encodes the following proteins:
- the HSPBP1 gene encoding hsp70-binding protein 1, which translates to MANQGSGSSRLPLALPPASQGCSSGGSGSSAGGSGNPPPPRNLQGLLQMAITAGSEEPDPPPEPMSEERRQWLQEAMSAAFRGQREEVEQMKNCLRVLSQPTPPSAGEAELAADQQEREGALELLADLCENMDNAADFCQLSGMHLLVGRYLEAGPAGLRWRAAQLIGTCSQNVAAIQEQVLGLGALRKLLRLLDRDPCDAVRVKALFAISCLVREQEAGLLQFLRLDGFSVLMRAMQQQVQKLKVKSAFLLQNLLVGHPEHKGTLCSMGMVQQLVALVRTEHSPFHEHVLGALCSLVTDFPQGVRECREPELGLEELLRHRCQLLQQHEEYQEELEFCEKLLQTCFSTPTDDIMDR; encoded by the exons ATGGCGAACCAAGGCTCCGGGAGCAGTCGCCTTCCCCTGGCGCTGCCCCCAGCCTCCCAGGGTTGCTCGTCAGGGGGCAGCGGCTCCTCCGCGGGCGGCTCCGGCAATCCCCCGCCACCGCGAAACCTCCAAGGCCTGCTGCAGATGGCCATCACGGCGGGCTCTGAAGAGCCAGACCCCCCTCCAGAACCCATGAGTGAGGAG AGGCGCCAGTGGCTGCAGGAGGCCATGTCGGCTGCCTTCCGGGGCCAGCGGGAAGAGGTGGAGCAGATGAAGAACTGCCTCCGAGTGCTGTCCCAGCCCACGCCCCCCTCAGCTGGTGAGGCTGAACTGGCTGCCGACCAGCAAGAGCGCGAGGGGGCCCTGGAGCTGCTGGCCGACCTGTGCGAGAACATGGACAACGCTGCAG ACTTCTGCCAGCTGTCCGGCATGCACCTGCTGGTGGGCCGCTACCTGGAGGCGGGGCCTGCGGGGCTGCGGTGGCGGGCGGCGCAGCTCATCGGCACGTGCAGCCAGAACGTGGCAGCCATCCAGGAGCAGGTGCTGGGCCTTGGCGCACTGCGCAAGCTGCTGCGCCTGCTGGATCGGGACCCCTGCGACGCCGTGCGCGTCAAGGCCCTCTTCGCCATCTCCT gcctggtccgggagcaggAGGCTGGGCTGCTGCAGTTCCTCCGCCTGGACGGCTTCTCTGTGTTGATGCGGGCCATGCAGCAGCAGGTGCAAAAGCTCAAGGTCAAGTCGGCGTTCCTGCTGCAGAACCTGCTGGTGGGCCACCCTGAACACAAAG GGACCCTGTGCTCCATGGGCATGGTCCAGCAGCTGGTGGCCCTCGTCCGGACAGAACACAGCCCCTTCCATGAGCACGTGCTTGGAGCCCTGTGCAG CTTGGTGACGGACTTCCCTCAGGGTGTGCGGGAGTGCCGGGAGCCCGAGCTGGGCCTGGAGGAGCTTCTGCGGCACCGGTGCCAGCTGCTGCAGCAGCACGAGGAGTACCAG GAGGAGCTGGAGTTCTGCGAAAAGTTGCTACAGACCTGTTTCTCCACCCCGACGGACGACATCATGGATCGGTGA